In Candidatus Binataceae bacterium, a single window of DNA contains:
- a CDS encoding glucose 1-dehydrogenase: protein MKDVFSVAGKVTIVTGGGTGIGIAIAREFATRGAPVLIASRNAAHLEPVRDEIRGLGGNCEMFVVDVRDAAKCDEMVAEAVKRFGRLDVMINNHGGSITTPSLNLSPNGWRAVVSINLDGTFFCSKAAARQFIEQKSGGCIINLSSTSGVHGSATMLPYAASKAGVIKLTESHAAEWGRHGIRVNCIAPGPVTTAGAAERIWPNDEVRDMMLRSRALGRFGVVEDIAWPCVFLASEAAGWMSGATMVIDGGNIRAADIVHLGL from the coding sequence ATGAAAGACGTCTTCAGCGTCGCCGGGAAAGTGACGATCGTTACGGGCGGCGGCACCGGCATCGGGATCGCAATCGCGCGCGAGTTCGCGACGCGCGGCGCGCCGGTGCTCATCGCCAGCCGCAACGCCGCCCATCTTGAGCCGGTGCGCGACGAAATTCGCGGCCTCGGTGGCAATTGCGAGATGTTCGTCGTGGACGTGCGCGACGCGGCCAAATGCGACGAGATGGTCGCCGAAGCGGTCAAGCGCTTCGGCCGCCTCGACGTCATGATCAACAATCACGGCGGCAGCATCACGACGCCGAGCCTGAATCTCTCGCCCAACGGCTGGCGCGCGGTCGTCTCGATCAACCTCGACGGCACCTTCTTTTGCTCGAAAGCCGCGGCCCGCCAGTTTATCGAGCAGAAGAGCGGCGGCTGCATCATCAACCTCTCCTCGACCTCCGGCGTCCATGGCTCGGCGACGATGCTGCCCTATGCCGCCTCCAAGGCGGGCGTCATCAAGCTGACCGAGTCCCACGCCGCCGAATGGGGACGCCACGGCATCCGCGTGAACTGTATCGCGCCCGGACCGGTGACCACCGCAGGCGCCGCGGAGCGCATCTGGCCCAACGACGAGGTCCGCGACATGATGCTGCGCTCGCGCGCCCTCGGACGCTTTGGCGTGGTCGAGGACATCGCCTGGCCATGCGTCTTCCTCGCGTCCGAGGCGGCCGGCTGGATGAGCGGCGCCACGATGGTGATCGATGGCGGCAACATTCGTGCCGCCGATATCGTCCATCTGGGACTGTAA
- a CDS encoding 6-phosphofructokinase gives MDQEPQPRPPELERRTIKMPRRLAILTAGGDAPGMNAAIRAVVRTANGAGIEVIGARGGFAGVVYGDFMPLTNRSVSNVIQQGGTLLETSRSAEFSTVGGRARAAENLRYRAVNGLIVLGGDGSLAAARAFASEHPMPVMFIPATIDNDMPGTDNSIGFDTAVNTALEAIDRIRDTAFASERLFFVEVMGRDSGFIAISVAIGGGGARLYRSGPVLAHRRRGRQHRLRPLRGRRRRSAQARSKAHRSGLHALDLTASAFFPLPPKFVLSGTKPAPTLFSS, from the coding sequence ATGGATCAGGAACCACAGCCGCGACCGCCGGAACTTGAGCGCCGGACGATCAAGATGCCGCGGCGGCTGGCGATTCTGACCGCGGGTGGCGACGCGCCGGGCATGAATGCCGCGATCCGCGCGGTCGTCCGCACGGCCAACGGCGCCGGAATCGAGGTGATCGGCGCGAGAGGCGGCTTTGCGGGTGTGGTGTATGGCGACTTTATGCCCCTGACCAACCGCTCGGTCTCCAACGTGATTCAGCAGGGCGGCACGCTTTTGGAGACCTCGCGCTCCGCCGAGTTTTCGACCGTCGGCGGACGGGCGCGCGCCGCCGAGAATTTGCGCTATCGGGCCGTCAACGGCCTGATCGTGCTGGGCGGCGACGGCAGTCTGGCCGCCGCGCGCGCCTTCGCTTCAGAGCATCCGATGCCAGTGATGTTCATCCCGGCGACGATCGACAATGATATGCCCGGCACCGATAACTCGATTGGCTTTGATACCGCGGTCAACACCGCGCTCGAGGCGATCGATCGGATTCGCGATACGGCTTTTGCGAGCGAGCGGCTGTTCTTCGTCGAGGTGATGGGGCGCGACTCGGGTTTTATCGCGATTTCGGTCGCGATCGGCGGCGGCGGTGCGCGGCTTTATCGATCAGGTCCCGTCCTCGCTCATCGGCGCCGCGGGCGGCAACATCGCCTGCGTCCCCTTCGCGGACGTCGTCGAAGGTCCGCGCAAGCTCGATCAAAAGCTCATCGATCTGGTCTACACGCTCTCGATCTGACCGCCTCGGCATTTTTCCCTTTGCCTCCTAAATTTGTCCTGTCGGGAACCAAACCCGCGCCCACCTTGTTCAGCTCTTGA
- a CDS encoding DsbA family protein: MEPVEIKLYSDYKSPFAWLAFDPGFALEERYHVRVRWIPFQLRIKGKGARSAYSEFKVRYSYLDARRWARPRGLLIRGPRKIYDTTPALIGGLFAREHGRLLDYSRRAYERFFRREFEADEPAAVAALLGELGLPQEEYPEYLTGAGKRAYDDAQAEAAADQIFGVPIFLFNSEPFWGHDRLPMLEERLNEAGLQR, encoded by the coding sequence ATGGAGCCGGTCGAAATCAAGCTCTACTCGGATTACAAAAGTCCGTTTGCCTGGCTCGCCTTTGATCCCGGCTTCGCACTCGAAGAGCGTTACCACGTGCGCGTGCGCTGGATTCCGTTTCAACTGCGGATCAAGGGCAAGGGCGCGCGCAGCGCCTACTCCGAATTCAAGGTGCGCTACTCGTATCTCGACGCCCGCCGTTGGGCGCGACCGCGCGGACTCCTGATCCGCGGACCGCGAAAGATCTACGACACTACGCCCGCTTTGATCGGCGGACTGTTCGCCCGCGAGCATGGACGGCTGCTCGATTACAGCCGCCGCGCGTACGAGCGCTTCTTCCGTCGCGAATTCGAGGCCGATGAGCCCGCAGCAGTTGCCGCGTTGCTCGGCGAGCTCGGACTGCCGCAAGAGGAGTACCCGGAATATCTCACGGGAGCTGGCAAGCGCGCCTACGACGATGCGCAAGCCGAAGCCGCGGCTGATCAAATCTTTGGCGTTCCCATCTTCCTGTTCAATAGCGAGCCCTTTTGGGGCCACGACCGCCTCCCGATGCTTGAGGAGCGGCTGAATGAGGCCGGTCTGCAACGGTGA
- a CDS encoding tetratricopeptide repeat protein: protein MACAVAVVLAAVMLAGCLGDQIKANQTLLEQQQVQLDQLKQQVVSLQTQRATDSSTYPAAGACDEAVMREAARKGGERFAAGDFAHALPYYQDAVTSCPKNSSAQLNLARTFEANGDRPEALVHYRLAAEATGSDADSTAVRQAREALGRLQPSASHGP, encoded by the coding sequence TTGGCATGCGCCGTCGCAGTTGTCCTTGCCGCGGTTATGCTCGCCGGCTGTCTCGGCGATCAGATCAAGGCCAATCAGACTTTGCTCGAACAGCAACAGGTGCAGTTGGATCAGCTCAAGCAACAGGTCGTGTCCCTGCAGACCCAACGCGCAACCGACTCCTCGACCTACCCAGCCGCCGGCGCCTGCGATGAGGCCGTGATGCGCGAGGCGGCGCGCAAGGGCGGCGAACGCTTTGCCGCAGGCGACTTTGCGCATGCCCTGCCCTATTATCAGGACGCCGTGACGAGCTGCCCCAAGAATAGCTCCGCGCAACTGAACCTGGCGCGAACCTTCGAGGCTAACGGCGATCGTCCCGAGGCGCTGGTGCACTACCGCCTCGCCGCAGAGGCCACCGGAAGCGACGCGGACAGCACAGCGGTGCGTCAGGCCCGCGAAGCCCTCGGGCGACTGCAACCATCGGCATCGCACGGGCCGTGA
- a CDS encoding septum formation initiator family protein produces the protein MNPDLRLIYDSHMARLSSLLRRNWPSLIPAVLLAGLIGSGLRPSQGPRLLLSLSQRRARLTAENNALREQNAHLERQVARLRSDDAYLQRLIRDEFGYARADEFVYHFHAAAPVPH, from the coding sequence TTGAATCCCGATCTGCGGTTGATTTACGATTCGCATATGGCGAGGTTAAGTTCGCTGCTCCGCCGGAATTGGCCCAGCCTTATCCCGGCGGTCCTCCTGGCGGGATTGATCGGCTCTGGCCTGCGCCCCTCTCAGGGACCGCGCCTGCTCCTGTCGCTGTCGCAACGTCGCGCGCGGCTGACGGCTGAAAACAACGCCTTGCGCGAGCAAAACGCTCACTTGGAGCGACAGGTTGCAAGATTGCGCTCGGATGACGCCTACCTTCAGCGATTGATTCGGGACGAATTCGGCTATGCTCGTGCCGATGAATTTGTCTATCATTTTCACGCTGCCGCGCCGGTGCCGCATTAA
- a CDS encoding alpha/beta fold hydrolase, producing MARPLERTALRWEQPATRKFAGSIVILPELFTTNSHYSLLSGYLTSVGWEVCTVDAYAGLERRRFAGLCDSVAEAIAASGREVILLGHGLGGLMAFALDARAAVVASVALAPALPGFRSPLLDGLRNRLAAIRGALIRPPSGRALFEFVADADRFQRDALIRELTPGDATALREIARGAIGVPPIGATPRLIVAGDSDIFAPHEQVSRFAAVAGAQRATLSGRGHWLVGGRALEKTVNELQRFLIKSLGRDLLLLYPPDPPDEPS from the coding sequence TTGGCGAGGCCGCTGGAGCGGACCGCGTTGCGCTGGGAGCAGCCGGCAACGCGCAAGTTCGCAGGATCCATCGTGATCCTGCCCGAACTCTTCACTACAAATAGTCATTATTCACTCCTCTCAGGCTATCTGACGAGCGTCGGTTGGGAAGTCTGCACCGTCGATGCGTACGCCGGGCTTGAGCGCCGCCGCTTTGCCGGCCTCTGCGACTCCGTCGCCGAAGCGATCGCCGCGAGCGGCCGCGAAGTGATCCTGCTCGGGCACGGCCTCGGAGGATTGATGGCCTTCGCGCTGGACGCGCGGGCGGCAGTGGTTGCGAGCGTCGCGCTCGCGCCGGCGCTACCCGGTTTCCGCTCGCCGCTCCTCGACGGTCTGCGCAACCGTCTCGCCGCGATCCGCGGAGCGTTGATTCGGCCACCGTCGGGCCGCGCGTTGTTTGAGTTTGTCGCCGACGCCGATCGCTTTCAGCGTGACGCGCTGATCCGCGAGCTCACACCAGGCGATGCGACGGCGCTGCGCGAGATCGCTCGCGGCGCGATCGGGGTGCCGCCAATCGGCGCCACGCCGCGCCTGATTGTCGCAGGTGATTCCGATATCTTCGCGCCGCATGAACAGGTAAGCCGATTTGCTGCCGTGGCCGGCGCTCAAAGAGCGACCCTATCCGGTCGCGGCCATTGGCTGGTTGGCGGGCGCGCGCTCGAAAAGACCGTCAATGAACTCCAGCGCTTTCTCATAAAAAGCCTCGGCCGCGATCTCTTACTGCTCTATCCCCCAGATCCGCCCGACGAGCCGAGTTGA
- the guaB gene encoding IMP dehydrogenase: MMLHQELREGLTFDDVLLLPQFSDLLPSSCDVATALTPRIRLHIPLLSSPMDTVTESRTAIAIAQLGGLGFIHRNLPIERQVAEVATVKKFESGMIADPVTVDPEQQIGDALALMQRHGISGLPVVASERLVGILTNRDLRFERRLDRKVREVMTTRVITARPGISLDEAKEILQAHRIEKLPLVDDRNRLSGLITVKDMDKATRHPYSSKDAMGRLRVGAAIGVGPERAERAAELRRAGADVLCLDTAHGHSRNVIDAVIATKQECPGLEVVAGSVATAEGAKALIDAGADALRVGMGPGSICTTRMIAGVGVPQITAIMDCVAVAGSRGIPVIADGGIRFSGDITKALAAGASTVMVGSLFAGTEESPGETILYQGRTYKMYRGMGSLGAMTERMRDRYGQNELPANKLVPEGIEGRVPHRGALASNIEQLVGGLQAGMGYIGAATLDDLRRRAKFIRISDAGQRESHVHDVFVTKEAPNYRP; encoded by the coding sequence ATGATGCTGCATCAGGAACTCCGTGAAGGTCTCACGTTCGACGACGTTCTCCTGCTACCACAATTTTCCGACTTGCTGCCCTCAAGTTGCGACGTCGCGACGGCGCTGACGCCGCGCATCCGACTGCACATTCCGTTGTTGTCGAGCCCGATGGACACGGTGACCGAATCGCGCACCGCCATCGCGATCGCCCAGCTCGGCGGCCTCGGCTTTATTCATCGCAACCTGCCGATTGAACGCCAGGTGGCGGAAGTTGCAACGGTGAAGAAGTTCGAAAGCGGGATGATCGCCGATCCGGTGACCGTCGATCCGGAGCAGCAGATTGGCGACGCGCTCGCGCTGATGCAGCGCCACGGCATTTCCGGCCTGCCGGTCGTTGCGAGCGAAAGGCTAGTCGGAATTCTCACGAATCGCGACCTGCGCTTCGAGCGCCGGCTCGATCGCAAGGTGCGCGAAGTGATGACCACGCGGGTGATCACCGCGCGGCCGGGTATCAGCCTCGACGAGGCCAAGGAAATCCTGCAGGCCCATCGGATCGAGAAGCTGCCGCTGGTCGACGATCGCAATCGTCTGAGCGGTCTGATTACGGTCAAGGATATGGACAAGGCGACGCGCCATCCGTATTCGAGCAAGGACGCGATGGGCCGGCTGCGCGTCGGCGCCGCGATCGGAGTGGGGCCGGAGCGCGCGGAACGGGCGGCGGAGCTGCGGCGCGCCGGCGCCGACGTGCTTTGCTTGGATACGGCGCATGGCCATTCACGCAATGTCATCGACGCGGTGATTGCGACCAAGCAGGAATGCCCCGGCCTCGAGGTCGTGGCCGGCAGCGTCGCGACCGCGGAGGGCGCCAAGGCATTGATCGACGCGGGCGCTGACGCCTTGCGCGTCGGCATGGGACCCGGCTCGATCTGCACGACGCGGATGATCGCGGGGGTCGGCGTGCCGCAGATCACCGCGATCATGGATTGCGTAGCCGTCGCCGGATCGCGCGGCATTCCGGTAATCGCCGACGGCGGCATCCGCTTTTCGGGCGACATCACCAAGGCGCTCGCTGCGGGCGCGTCGACCGTGATGGTCGGTTCGCTGTTCGCCGGCACTGAAGAGAGTCCCGGCGAGACCATCCTCTATCAGGGACGCACCTACAAGATGTACCGCGGGATGGGTTCGCTCGGCGCGATGACCGAGCGGATGCGCGATCGCTATGGCCAGAACGAGCTGCCGGCCAACAAACTGGTGCCCGAAGGGATCGAGGGCCGCGTACCCCATCGCGGCGCACTCGCCTCCAATATCGAGCAACTGGTCGGCGGCCTGCAGGCGGGTATGGGCTATATCGGTGCGGCGACGCTCGACGACTTGCGGCGGCGCGCGAAGTTTATCCGCATCAGCGACGCTGGCCAGCGTGAAAGCCACGTCCACGACGTCTTCGTCACCAAGGAAGCGCCGAACTACCGCCCCTAG
- a CDS encoding D-alanine--D-alanine ligase family protein: MARKKKLRVAVLFGGRSGEHEISLRSALTVIAAMDPARYEIVPIGIARDGKWALRPDALAALKAATPRLRALGRGGIAVSLPPNPGRHSLVELEATNGRIKPKRRTATPLLPGPLDVIFSLLHGTYGEDGTVQGLLELSGIPYVGAGVLGSAIGMDKDVQKRLMRDAGIPVVRYFSLTRTELEDDPPRPARMIDELGLPVFVKPNALGSSIGITRVAQRSALAAALDDAFQYDRKILIEASCPGREFECAVLGNDRPEASSPGEVVVGGGHAFYSYESKYVDPAGAAVKIPAEIPPRVAMRIREISVAAFKTLGLRGMARVDFLARPDLGEIFVNEVNTIPGFTAISMYPKMWEASGIPLSRLVDRLIELALEEHRERARLKYSYAPVKE, from the coding sequence ATGGCGCGTAAAAAAAAACTGCGGGTGGCGGTGTTGTTCGGCGGCCGTTCAGGCGAACACGAAATTTCGCTGCGCTCCGCCTTGACCGTGATCGCGGCAATGGATCCTGCGCGTTACGAGATTGTGCCGATCGGAATCGCGCGCGACGGCAAATGGGCGCTGCGGCCCGACGCGCTCGCGGCGCTCAAAGCCGCGACGCCAAGACTCCGCGCTCTCGGACGCGGTGGAATTGCGGTAAGCCTGCCGCCCAATCCCGGACGTCACAGTCTGGTCGAGCTTGAAGCGACGAATGGCCGGATCAAGCCGAAGCGGCGAACCGCGACCCCGCTGCTGCCCGGTCCGCTCGACGTCATCTTCTCTCTGCTGCATGGAACCTACGGCGAGGACGGCACGGTCCAGGGTCTGCTCGAATTGAGCGGCATTCCCTATGTCGGCGCGGGTGTGCTCGGCTCCGCGATCGGGATGGATAAGGACGTGCAGAAGCGGCTGATGCGTGACGCGGGCATCCCGGTCGTACGCTATTTCTCGCTCACCCGCACCGAACTCGAGGATGACCCGCCGCGCCCCGCGCGGATGATCGACGAACTCGGTTTGCCGGTTTTCGTCAAGCCCAATGCGCTGGGCTCCTCGATCGGAATCACTCGCGTTGCGCAGCGATCGGCGCTCGCTGCGGCGCTCGACGATGCCTTTCAGTACGATCGCAAAATACTGATCGAAGCGTCGTGCCCCGGCCGCGAGTTCGAGTGTGCAGTGCTCGGCAACGATCGTCCCGAAGCGTCGAGTCCGGGTGAAGTGGTGGTCGGCGGCGGACACGCCTTCTACAGCTACGAATCGAAGTACGTCGATCCAGCGGGAGCGGCCGTGAAAATTCCGGCGGAAATTCCGCCGCGAGTCGCAATGCGAATTCGCGAGATTTCCGTCGCCGCTTTCAAAACGCTGGGGCTACGCGGGATGGCGCGCGTGGATTTCCTGGCGCGGCCGGACCTCGGCGAAATCTTCGTCAACGAGGTCAACACCATTCCCGGCTTTACCGCGATCAGCATGTATCCGAAGATGTGGGAAGCGAGCGGCATCCCCTTGTCCCGTCTGGTGGACCGGCTGATCGAGTTGGCGCTGGAAGAGCATCGCGAGCGCGCGCGGCTCAAATACTCGTACGCTCCAGTGAAAGAATGA
- a CDS encoding non-canonical purine NTP pyrophosphatase: MKELLVATTNPAKLAEYQLLLRDFGLTVISLREIGIAQAAPEDAASFAENAAIKARFYFDLARVPTLADDGGLEVDALDGAPGVRSHRWLGVANPDDRMLAEEVIRRMTGVAPERRTARIRAAAALTWFESAVQREARAEAALEGVIADRCYHEVRAGFPYRSVLWLPERGCYLAELSEEEAAQLSQRRAVIERLSRALTGVATARE, encoded by the coding sequence ATGAAAGAACTATTAGTCGCGACCACTAACCCGGCCAAGCTCGCGGAATATCAACTGCTGCTGCGCGATTTTGGTCTCACCGTGATCTCCCTGCGCGAGATTGGGATCGCGCAGGCTGCGCCGGAGGATGCCGCGAGCTTTGCCGAGAACGCGGCGATCAAGGCGAGGTTTTATTTCGATCTCGCGAGAGTTCCGACGCTAGCCGATGACGGTGGGCTCGAAGTCGATGCTTTGGACGGCGCGCCGGGCGTGCGGTCTCATCGATGGCTCGGGGTGGCGAATCCCGATGACCGGATGCTGGCGGAAGAGGTAATTCGGCGGATGACCGGTGTTGCGCCGGAGAGGCGCACCGCGCGAATTCGCGCTGCTGCAGCCCTGACCTGGTTCGAGTCGGCAGTGCAACGCGAGGCGCGTGCGGAAGCTGCGCTCGAGGGAGTAATCGCCGACCGCTGCTATCACGAGGTGCGCGCGGGCTTTCCGTATCGCTCGGTGTTGTGGCTCCCAGAGCGCGGATGCTATCTGGCGGAGCTGAGCGAGGAGGAAGCGGCGCAGCTCAGCCAGCGGCGCGCCGTGATCGAGCGGCTCTCCCGTGCATTGACCGGCGTCGCGACAGCGAGGGAATGA
- a CDS encoding aromatic ring-hydroxylating dioxygenase subunit alpha produces MEGVAQNLRRWPVEGLGRVPYWVYNDPVVYVREQARIFAGPYWSYVALEAEIPKTGDFVRSHVGERPVIVIRDKSGGVNVLLNRCAHRGVEFCRTNWGNARSFTCPYHQWTYDLTGNLTGVPFRRGVNGHGGMPAEFDPAQNGLTQLVVARRHGVIFASFDTAAPPFEDYLGASMLGYFDRVFDGRELRVLGYSRQRIPANWKLMFENIKDPYHASLLHVFLVTFGLFRADQPAQVKMDQSGMHCVLVSSKGEQQLNATTRAMQSFRADFKLTDPRLLEPVREFPGAATVVMQTLWPNIIIQQQSNTLAMRQLVPRGPELFDLMWTFFGYADDTPEMTQRRLRQANLMGPAGLVSIDDGEVMAFSQQGVRQFADGAGKLEMGGRGTDDEDHMVTETAIRAFYEHYRRVMEF; encoded by the coding sequence TTGGAAGGAGTAGCGCAGAACCTCCGCCGCTGGCCCGTCGAGGGCCTGGGCCGCGTCCCCTACTGGGTTTACAACGATCCCGTGGTTTACGTGCGCGAGCAGGCACGCATCTTCGCCGGCCCGTATTGGAGCTATGTCGCTCTCGAGGCTGAGATTCCGAAGACGGGCGACTTCGTCCGCAGTCACGTCGGCGAACGCCCGGTAATCGTGATTCGCGACAAGAGCGGCGGCGTCAACGTCCTGCTCAACCGCTGCGCTCATCGCGGGGTCGAGTTCTGCCGGACGAATTGGGGCAACGCGCGCTCCTTCACATGCCCCTATCATCAGTGGACCTACGATCTGACGGGCAACCTGACCGGCGTGCCCTTTCGGCGGGGCGTCAACGGGCATGGCGGGATGCCTGCGGAGTTCGATCCCGCGCAGAATGGCTTGACGCAACTCGTTGTCGCGCGGCGCCACGGGGTAATCTTCGCGAGCTTCGATACGGCCGCGCCGCCGTTCGAGGACTATCTCGGCGCGTCGATGCTGGGTTACTTCGATCGCGTCTTCGACGGGCGCGAACTGCGCGTGCTCGGCTACTCCCGCCAGCGCATCCCGGCCAACTGGAAGCTGATGTTCGAGAATATCAAAGACCCTTACCACGCCAGTCTCCTGCACGTCTTTCTCGTCACCTTCGGCTTGTTTCGCGCCGACCAGCCGGCGCAGGTGAAGATGGACCAGAGTGGGATGCATTGCGTCCTCGTCTCGAGCAAAGGAGAGCAGCAGCTCAACGCCACGACCCGGGCGATGCAGAGCTTCCGCGCCGACTTCAAGCTGACCGATCCGCGACTGCTCGAACCGGTGCGCGAGTTTCCAGGCGCCGCCACGGTCGTGATGCAGACGCTCTGGCCCAACATCATAATTCAGCAGCAGTCCAACACGCTGGCGATGCGGCAACTGGTGCCGCGCGGCCCCGAGCTCTTCGACCTGATGTGGACCTTTTTCGGCTATGCCGATGACACGCCGGAAATGACGCAGCGCCGCTTGCGGCAGGCCAATCTGATGGGACCGGCGGGACTGGTCTCGATCGACGACGGCGAGGTCATGGCTTTCTCGCAGCAAGGCGTCCGTCAATTCGCCGACGGCGCCGGAAAGCTCGAGATGGGCGGCCGCGGCACCGATGATGAGGATCACATGGTCACCGAGACGGCGATTCGCGCTTTCTATGAGCACTACCGCCGGGTGATGGAATTCTGA
- a CDS encoding aromatic-ring-hydroxylating dioxygenase subunit beta, producing the protein MARAQHDLALRYEIEDLYTEYAHALDNYELERWPEFFIDDCLYEIVSRENHERGLPLALMRCESKAMLTDRVVTIRQTQMFAPRALRHLISSIRIAPAAADGINAEANYAVLQTLVDDETRILSAGRYIDILLRDGDELKFKSRTCLYDTVMVPNSLIYPL; encoded by the coding sequence ATGGCGCGCGCACAGCATGACCTCGCCTTGCGGTATGAGATCGAGGATCTATATACGGAGTACGCGCACGCGCTGGATAACTACGAGCTCGAACGCTGGCCCGAGTTCTTTATCGACGATTGTCTCTATGAGATCGTTTCGCGGGAAAATCACGAGCGCGGCTTGCCGCTGGCGCTGATGCGCTGCGAGAGCAAGGCGATGCTCACCGATCGCGTCGTGACGATCCGGCAAACGCAAATGTTCGCGCCGCGCGCGCTGCGCCATCTGATCAGTTCAATCCGGATTGCGCCTGCGGCCGCCGATGGCATCAACGCCGAGGCCAATTACGCCGTGCTGCAGACGCTGGTCGATGACGAAACCCGCATCCTCAGCGCCGGCCGCTATATCGATATACTGCTGCGCGATGGCGACGAGCTCAAATTCAAATCGCGCACCTGCCTGTACGACACGGTGATGGTGCCCAATTCACTGATATATCCTTTGTAG